The Methanolobus sp. WCC4 genome includes the window ATTGAGACCATTTTCAAAAGATCACTATAATCATAACTATCAATTGGTGACAACATTGACAAGAATATCTACTGGAATAACAGACCTTGACAAGAGATTACAGGGTGGCTATCCTGAGGGAGAGTGTATCCTCGTAACCGGAGAACCCGGCACAGGTAAGACCATTGTTGGCATTCAGTACCTTTACAATGCATGTCAGGAAGGAAAGAAGTGTGCGATGATAGCAACCGAGGAAACGCCTGAAAAGATAATAGTCCATGGGAAGGCACTGGGTTTTGACCTTGAACCTTTCGTAGAGACCGGGCAGCTGTCAATGATACGATTCCTCGAGATGAGAGCCTATGATATAGAGGAAGAATACAACAGAAATTATACGATACAGATCGATGATCTCAATAATCTTCTAAACCTGATGCAGGAAGAGATCGACGTCATCGTACTTGATAACCTTGGAACCTTCTCAATTGGTATCGAACTGAGAGAATTCAGGGATAAGGTGGATGCTCTGGCATACCTGCTTTCAAAACAAAAAAGGACATCACTTATAATGATGGATGCTACAGCACACGAGCTCACCCACAGGATCACAGAATACTCAACCTATGGGACCATTAAAATGATGACGAAAGAGAACCCGTATACCGGTAAAATGGAAAGGTATATGCATATCCCGAAGATGAGAGGCACGAAAGTATCCCTTGAGCTCATAAACTATGAGATCACATCAGAAGGTATCAAACTGCTGTCATCGAAGGCCAACAGATAAGTAGGATCGGGACCAGTAATTACTGAACGACAGGGCTGATAGAATGGACATTGAGAAAGCTAAGGACACCATCGTTGAGTTCATCAGGGAAAAGACAAGGGAAGCAGGCGTAAAGGGTGCCGTTGTGGGCATCAGCGGAGGCATAGACTCTGCCCTCACAGCCTATCTCACAGTTGAAGCATTGGGAAAGGAAAATGTTCTTGGCATACACATGCCTGAATTGAACCTGACACCCGCAGAAGATGTGCTTGATGCCACAGAAGTTGCAGAGAGGCTTGGAATAGAGTTCAAGACAGTAGATATATCAGAAGTACTTTCAGGATTCATGCACACGATCCCTGAGAGCTCTGAATCAAATTCACATGCAAACGGTAATCTCAAGGCAAGGATACGCATGTGCGTCCTTTACTATTATGCCAACATGATGTCAAGGATGGTCATGGGAACAGGGAACAAGACTGAGATCCTCCTGGGATATTTCACGAAATACGGAGATGGCGGAGTTGATATCGAACCGATAGGTGATCTCTACAAGACCGAGGTCAGGGAGATGTCAGCACTTGTAGGAGTACCGGAGGACATCATTACCAAAGCCCCATCCGCAAGGCTCTGGGCAGACCAGACCGATGAGGATGAACTTGGTATCACCTATGAACTGGTGGACAGGTTCCTTGCTCTGTTGCTTGAAGGCGAAACACCACAGGTTGCCCAGAACACGATAGGGATCACAGGCAGCCAGAGGGATTCCGTTGTCAAACGCATCAATGTGAATCTGCACAAGCAGAAAGCTCCTGCTGTAGCAGAACTTAAGTCACTACGATAACAATAGCATTAAAAAATAAAGACATTTGATAAATTTGATAATTATCTGCCCGGGAAAACGGGCAGATCCTCATTTTCAAACCTGATAAGCTGTTTTGCAAGATGCCTTCTGGCACAGGGCGGCACTTCATAGAAGCCGACCCCTATTGCCCTTTTTAGTTCAGACCTTTCTGTTTCCATGGAACTGGTGCCACATTTCCTGCATCTGTAACCCTGTCCTGCACCTGCTGACTTCATTCGTTTGCCACAGGAAGGGCATGCAGGGTTGGATACCTCATATTTTTTAGCAAGCTCCAGCACCTTTATCTTCTCGATATTCACGGTCCTCTCAGTAACACTGCCATAGACAACTACCCTGTCACCAGGGATCAGTTCCCTGATCAGTTCCCTGAAGTTCTTGGTAGGCTCGAATGCTGCGCAGTCGATGGTCTGCCCCTGGTCGTCCTTCAATGAGAATATCGTATGGCCACCCCTGATGGTCTTCGGAACGGATCCAACCTCGCCTTCGAGGATGTAAGAATGCATTTCCTTGATATCACCGATCCCTGACACAGGGATCAGATGCATATCCGTGCCCTGATCGGTACGATATATACATACACGCTCTACAGGCTCAGATACCACAAAAGAAGCTGCATTTTCTACAGAAGACCGGTCCTTTCCCCTTATACCGTAAAGTACAGGATCCCCTGCGTGTGGCACACATACCACCATGTTGTTGGCAAGGTCCACAGTATCCCATGTATCGGGATATGTCTGTCTGTCCGCTTCAAAGAGAGAAGCTTCATCCACACTTCTGGGAGTTCCCCATGCATCCTTTTCCCTGTATGCCAGGTATTCATAGGTGTGGTCCCAGTCAGGGTTGAGCATTGCACCACATGCCGAAAGAGCACCGATCAAACCGCGACCGTTCTTGAATGCCTCAAAGCGAAGTCCGAGTACTGAAGCTAGTTCCTTTGCCTCATATATAGTGAGCACTTCTTTTACAGCACGCCTGAAAAATCCACTGAGCTCATCCCGAACGGCTTCGAACCTGTCATCTGTGATGAATACAATACCCGGATTGGTATTCTCGTTATCCAGACATGCCATGGAAGCAACCTTTTCTGTAACATGGTCCATCACCCTTTCCGGGTCGTCACATTCCACGAACAATGCAACAGAAGCATTCCCACGGGTCTTATATGGAATAGTAGGATTAAGGCGGACAAGTATCGGCTCTGCTATTGTATCGGCAAAGGATGAGATCTCATCCCTTATAAGGGCACAGAGGTAAGTGGTACACATACCTTCTCTGGAATCAGTATCATCCAGGCCTATGATCAGTCTGGTTCTCTTATCGCTCATTGGACAATAGCAGATATGGCCTATCATTGTTAAATGATTCTCTGGTCACAAAGGAAACATCACTCATCTTCGATCACAGGCAGAAGTACATGTAGTTCGGCTCCCTTACCAGCCTCACTTTCAGCCCATATGGAACCACCATGTGCCTCAACGATACTCTTGCAAAGATACAGACCAAGACCATTTCCACCATAACGGCGGGTTAGAGAACCGTCTGCCTGATAGAACCTTTTGAAGATATGGGGCATCTCTTCTCCGGAAATGCCTATGCCAGTATCCTTTACAGTGACCCTGATCATTTTGTCTTCCATAGATGAACTGACAGTGATCATGCCATCAGAGGGCGTGAACTTAAAGGCATTCTCCAGTATGTGCGAGAATACCTGTTCAAGGTATGTTGAATTTCCACATATATACGGGAGTGAGGAATTGTATTCCCTGTGTAAAGACGGAGACTCCTCACCTTTGAATGGATCTATCTCATCGATCACTCTGTCAAGAAGAGAGACTATATCTATAGAATCAAGATGGTACTGGATATTACCTGAGTGGATGTTCTGCATGTATAGAAGAGAGTCTATCAGTTTCTCTAGCCTGCTGGCGTTCTGCAGGATCATCCCCATACTTCTTTTCTGGTCCTCATCAAGAGTTCCGAGATGTCCTTCAAAAAGTAATTCACTATATCCTTTTATGGGTATGAGAGGGGTTTTCAGTTCATGGGTGATATTGGCCATGAACTCATCTTTCATCCTGTCAAGGGATTCGAGCTCTTTATTGGTTCGGGAAAGCTGTTCCGCATATGCTTTGATCTTAGCTTCGTTCTGTTTCCCCTGTATAAGTTTCCATGTTCCTTCCATAAGGAGTGTGATCTGCCTTACGTCAGAACTATTATAATCAGCAGCCTTGTTCCCCACACCGGCAACCATGACGACCTTACCATTATCTAAAATGGGAATTCCCAAATGTCGCAGGATATCTATATGACCTTCAGGTACCCCTCTTTTAAAATTAGTCGTATTGGCATAATCATTGGTGATAATGACTGTACGCTGTCTTATAGGTTCACCCCACAGACCCATTTCCTCAAAATGATATGTCTTAACCGGATCATCAATACTGCAGAGTTTCATGGAACCCTTTGACCAGGCATACATATCTACAACAGAATCTTTCTCGCTCACAAAACCGACATAACCGATCTGGCTCTCTGTGAGTTCCACTGCCTTTTCAAGGACAAAATTCATGACATCATCTACCGTGGAACCTGTGAACCTGTTCAGTTCAAGGAGGGCCTCAAGTCTCAGTTCATCAAGGAGAAGAGCCTTTTCTGCACATTTCATCTCAGTTATATCCTTGAGAATGATAATAGTACGGTCACTGGATATTTTAGTAGAATTTAATTCGATGTCCTTTACAGAACCATCCTTACATTGGATTATCCATTCACCGGGATCGGCAACTGAGCCGTCGTCATCAGACTTATCACCAATGCCCCATAAACAAAATGCATTCTTCTTACATTCCACATCAGGACAGGAGAGCTTCCATAACTCTTCCATGGAAGGAATGTCTTCAAGTGTGTAACCAAATATCTCTGTGAACTTATGGTTCATATAAACAGGTTCATAGTTTCCATCCAGGATCAATAATGATAACGAAGAATATTCCACAGCCTTCCTGAAAAGCAATTCATTCTCCTCTGTTTCTTTCCGGAATAGTTCTAATTCGGTGATATCAGCAGTGATAAAACTGACATTTGAGAACACAAAAGCTGACAAAGAAGAGATGAACTTTTTAGTATCCGTTCTTATTCTATGCGGAATGAATGATAACGGATCGTTCCAAAAAAAGACCTTTCGCATATTCCCTTCCTGAAACCTGTACCAGTGATAACAACAAACAAGCACACAGAACCGTCTTTTGATCCAGTGAGTTGTATATACAATAACATAGTTCCAGAACATCAAATAAATAATTTTCCAGAATCCGGCCCTATAAACAATTTCCGAAGAAATATACAATGACTGATCGAGATATACTTATATAGATGTGCAAACAATGCCTATTTAGTCATGACAAAAGAGATCCTTATACATCAGATAATTGATGTATTACAGCAAGCAGGCTTCATTGTATCCAAGAGATGCAATATTCGACCCAGGAGCTTTGATCTTGCAGCAAGGAAAGGCGAAACACTCCTTTTTTGTAAAGTATTGTTCAACATAGACGGCCTGAACGAAGAAACTGCAAGGGAGATGAAGAGCCTTGCAAGGTACCTTGGAGGGACTGCAATGCTCATTGGTGCAAAGACCCGCGACCAGATGCTTGAAGATAGTGTCGTATATATGCGCTATGACATCCCTGCGGTCAACGTCCAGACCCTATATGATTATTTTGTAGAGGATGTACCGCCTCTCGTCTCAGCCGCTCCCGGCGGGCTTTATGTATCCATTGACGGAGATGTGCTCAAAGAAGCACGTAAAAGAACAGCAATGTCACTGGGAGCACTTGCAAGTGAACTGGGAGTATCCAGAAGGACCATTAGCAAGTATGAGGAAGGTGGCATGGATGCATCTATCGATGTGGTCCTCCAGCTTGAGGAACTGCTGGATGTTGCACTGGCAAGGTCCATAGACATTCTTCGTTGCTTTGAGGAAAAGGCAAATGTGGAAGTACCGAAGGAGAATAACACGGATACACAACCTGATGATGGCATACTCGGTATGCTCTATTCACTGGGATACCAGGTGATGTCAACGAATCAGGCACCTTTCAAGGCAATCTCAAAGGATACATCCGACACACTTCTCACAGGGGTCAGCACCTACAGCAGTGCAATGATCAAGCGTGCAGACCTCATGAGCAGCATATCCTGTGTAACCCGGACAAAATCGGTATTCATTATCAACGGGCAGATCAAATCAGAGACAGTTGAGAATACGATCCTTATCGAAAAAGCAGAGCTTGACAAGCTGGCAGGCGCTGAAGAACTGGCAGAGCTGATCGATGAGAGGACCAAGAAACACAACATCAATATATAGATATGATACCCAGATCCAAAACGCTAATATATAGAGATCCCTTTTAGAACTAACAATGACCACCAACATCGCAGTACTTGTTTCAGGAAGAGGATCGAACCTCCAGTCCATAATCGACAATATAGAGAACGGATGCATTGAGAATGCAAATATATCCGTTGTCATAAGCGATGTTGAAGATGCCTATGCACTTGAACGTGCACGCAAACACGGCATAACCGATGTTTTCGTCGACCCTTCTGACTACTCCAATAAGCAGGAATTCGAGAAAGAGATACTCGAGGTCCTGAAAGACAACGATACCGACCTGATACTCCTTGCAGGCTATATGCGTCTTGTGGGAAAGGACCTGATATCAGCATACCGCAACAGGATAATAAATATCCACCCTGCACTGCTCCCATCCTTTAAAGGACTTCATGCCCAGCAGCAGGCTTTTGATTATGGTGTGAAGGTAAGCGGATGTACCGTTCACTTCGTAGATGAAGGAATGGATACAGGACCCATAATAATACAGAGATCGGTACCTGTCCTTGAGGGAGATACAGCCGATGACCTTGCAGCGCGCATACTGGAACAGGAGCACAAGGCATACCCTGAAGCTGTCAGGCTTTTCGTAGAGGGTAAGCTTAAAGTGGAAGGTCGGATAGTAGTACACACGTAAATTAGCATATTAAGCACATATAACATACTTACATATTCAACCGCATAATTCCCTGCACGTCAGGAATCCCATTAAATATCGATATTGAATCTAACAGTTGGTAACTATGTCTTACGTCTCAGAAATTGACCCGGATATTGCAGAAGCCTTAAGGCTTGAAGCGAACCGTCAGGATTACAAATTGAACCTGATAGCATCAGAGAACTATACAAGCCGTGCCGTTATGGAAGCACAGGGCTCTGTAATGACGAACAAGTATGCTGAAGGATACTCAGGAAAGCGCTATTATGGCGGTTGCGAATTCGTTGATATCGCAGAGGACCTTGCCATAGAAAGAGCAAAGGAGATCTTCGGTGCAGAGCATGTGAACGTCCAGCCACACTCAGGTTCCGGTGCCAACATGGCATGTTATTTCTCAGTCCTCAAACCAGGGGACACCATCATGTCAATGGACCTCACACACGGTGGACACCTTTCACACGGAAGCCCTGTGAACTTCGCAGGACAGCTCTATAATATAGTACCATACGGTGTTGACAAAGAGACAGAAGCACTCGACTATGATGCACTCATGACCATGGCAAAGGAGAAAAAGCCACAGATGATCGTCTGCGGTGCCTCTGCATACTCAAGGACGCTTGACTTCAAGGCGTTCAGGGACATAGCTGATGAGGTAGGAGCATACCTGCTCGCAGATATCGCACACATTGCAGGTCTTGTAGCTGCAGGTGCACACCCAAGTCCTGTGCCTTACGCTGATTTTGTCACAACCACAACCCACAAGACCCTCAGAGGTCCAAGGGGTGGAATGTCAATGTGCAGGGAAGAATATGCAAAGGATTTGAACAAGTCCGTATTCCCTGGACTTCAGGGAGGACCGCTCATGCATGTGATAGCTGCAAAGGCCGTTGCGTTCAAGGAAGCACTTGGAGAGCCGTTCAAGGCAGACCAGTTCCAGACCGTTAAGAACGCAGATGTCCTTGCAAAGGAACTCCAGGACAGGGAATTCGATATCGTCTCCGGCGGCACTGACAACCACGTTATGCTTATCAACCTCAACAAGTTCGACATGACCGGAAAGGAAGCTGAAGCAGGAATGAGCAAGGCAGGAATCGTACTCAACAAGAATACCATCCC containing:
- a CDS encoding ATPase domain-containing protein, translated to MTRISTGITDLDKRLQGGYPEGECILVTGEPGTGKTIVGIQYLYNACQEGKKCAMIATEETPEKIIVHGKALGFDLEPFVETGQLSMIRFLEMRAYDIEEEYNRNYTIQIDDLNNLLNLMQEEIDVIVLDNLGTFSIGIELREFRDKVDALAYLLSKQKRTSLIMMDATAHELTHRITEYSTYGTIKMMTKENPYTGKMERYMHIPKMRGTKVSLELINYEITSEGIKLLSSKANR
- a CDS encoding NAD+ synthase, which produces MNDRADRMDIEKAKDTIVEFIREKTREAGVKGAVVGISGGIDSALTAYLTVEALGKENVLGIHMPELNLTPAEDVLDATEVAERLGIEFKTVDISEVLSGFMHTIPESSESNSHANGNLKARIRMCVLYYYANMMSRMVMGTGNKTEILLGYFTKYGDGGVDIEPIGDLYKTEVREMSALVGVPEDIITKAPSARLWADQTDEDELGITYELVDRFLALLLEGETPQVAQNTIGITGSQRDSVVKRINVNLHKQKAPAVAELKSLR
- a CDS encoding tRNA(Ile)(2)-agmatinylcytidine synthase; protein product: MSDKRTRLIIGLDDTDSREGMCTTYLCALIRDEISSFADTIAEPILVRLNPTIPYKTRGNASVALFVECDDPERVMDHVTEKVASMACLDNENTNPGIVFITDDRFEAVRDELSGFFRRAVKEVLTIYEAKELASVLGLRFEAFKNGRGLIGALSACGAMLNPDWDHTYEYLAYREKDAWGTPRSVDEASLFEADRQTYPDTWDTVDLANNMVVCVPHAGDPVLYGIRGKDRSSVENAASFVVSEPVERVCIYRTDQGTDMHLIPVSGIGDIKEMHSYILEGEVGSVPKTIRGGHTIFSLKDDQGQTIDCAAFEPTKNFRELIRELIPGDRVVVYGSVTERTVNIEKIKVLELAKKYEVSNPACPSCGKRMKSAGAGQGYRCRKCGTSSMETERSELKRAIGVGFYEVPPCARRHLAKQLIRFENEDLPVFPGR
- a CDS encoding ATP-binding protein; its protein translation is MLFRKAVEYSSLSLLILDGNYEPVYMNHKFTEIFGYTLEDIPSMEELWKLSCPDVECKKNAFCLWGIGDKSDDDGSVADPGEWIIQCKDGSVKDIELNSTKISSDRTIIILKDITEMKCAEKALLLDELRLEALLELNRFTGSTVDDVMNFVLEKAVELTESQIGYVGFVSEKDSVVDMYAWSKGSMKLCSIDDPVKTYHFEEMGLWGEPIRQRTVIITNDYANTTNFKRGVPEGHIDILRHLGIPILDNGKVVMVAGVGNKAADYNSSDVRQITLLMEGTWKLIQGKQNEAKIKAYAEQLSRTNKELESLDRMKDEFMANITHELKTPLIPIKGYSELLFEGHLGTLDEDQKRSMGMILQNASRLEKLIDSLLYMQNIHSGNIQYHLDSIDIVSLLDRVIDEIDPFKGEESPSLHREYNSSLPYICGNSTYLEQVFSHILENAFKFTPSDGMITVSSSMEDKMIRVTVKDTGIGISGEEMPHIFKRFYQADGSLTRRYGGNGLGLYLCKSIVEAHGGSIWAESEAGKGAELHVLLPVIEDE
- a CDS encoding transcriptional regulator yields the protein MTKEILIHQIIDVLQQAGFIVSKRCNIRPRSFDLAARKGETLLFCKVLFNIDGLNEETAREMKSLARYLGGTAMLIGAKTRDQMLEDSVVYMRYDIPAVNVQTLYDYFVEDVPPLVSAAPGGLYVSIDGDVLKEARKRTAMSLGALASELGVSRRTISKYEEGGMDASIDVVLQLEELLDVALARSIDILRCFEEKANVEVPKENNTDTQPDDGILGMLYSLGYQVMSTNQAPFKAISKDTSDTLLTGVSTYSSAMIKRADLMSSISCVTRTKSVFIINGQIKSETVENTILIEKAELDKLAGAEELAELIDERTKKHNINI
- the purN gene encoding phosphoribosylglycinamide formyltransferase, which encodes MTTNIAVLVSGRGSNLQSIIDNIENGCIENANISVVISDVEDAYALERARKHGITDVFVDPSDYSNKQEFEKEILEVLKDNDTDLILLAGYMRLVGKDLISAYRNRIINIHPALLPSFKGLHAQQQAFDYGVKVSGCTVHFVDEGMDTGPIIIQRSVPVLEGDTADDLAARILEQEHKAYPEAVRLFVEGKLKVEGRIVVHT
- the glyA gene encoding serine hydroxymethyltransferase, giving the protein MSYVSEIDPDIAEALRLEANRQDYKLNLIASENYTSRAVMEAQGSVMTNKYAEGYSGKRYYGGCEFVDIAEDLAIERAKEIFGAEHVNVQPHSGSGANMACYFSVLKPGDTIMSMDLTHGGHLSHGSPVNFAGQLYNIVPYGVDKETEALDYDALMTMAKEKKPQMIVCGASAYSRTLDFKAFRDIADEVGAYLLADIAHIAGLVAAGAHPSPVPYADFVTTTTHKTLRGPRGGMSMCREEYAKDLNKSVFPGLQGGPLMHVIAAKAVAFKEALGEPFKADQFQTVKNADVLAKELQDREFDIVSGGTDNHVMLINLNKFDMTGKEAEAGMSKAGIVLNKNTIPFETRSPFITSGIRIGTPAVATRGMKEDQMKEIAGYIAEVIGNLDNDTVLHGINSDVEQLCSGFPVYK